From a single Gadus morhua chromosome 3, gadMor3.0, whole genome shotgun sequence genomic region:
- the LOC115540716 gene encoding interleukin-8-like isoform X2, translating into MKMTSGKIPIGSLLVLLVLLTITEGRSLRGLGMELRCRCIQTESRQIGRHIGMVEIITANSHCEETEIIATLKRTGQEVCLDAEAPWVKKVIARMMSRSR; encoded by the exons ATGAAGATGACAAGTGGCAAAATCCCCATCGGCTCCCTACTGGTTCTCCTGGTCTTGCTGACCATTACTGAAG GAAGAAGTCTGAGGGGGTTGGGGATGGAACTGCGCTGCCGCTGCATCCAGACAGAGAGCCGTCAGATTGGTCGTCACATCGGGATGGTGGAGATCATTACGGCCAATTCACACTGTGAAGAAACTGAGATCAT TGCCACTCTGAAAAGGACGGGCCAAGAGGTCTGTCTGGATGCTGAAGCTCCATGGGTCAAGAAAGTTATTGCGAGGATGATGTCAAG AAGCCGTTGA
- the LOC115540716 gene encoding growth-regulated protein homolog gamma-like isoform X1, with protein sequence MKMTSGKIPIGSLLVLLVLLTITEGRSLRGLGMELRCRCIQTESRQIGRHIGMVEIITANSHCEETEIIATLKRTGQEVCLDAEAPWVKKVIARMMSSRSR encoded by the exons ATGAAGATGACAAGTGGCAAAATCCCCATCGGCTCCCTACTGGTTCTCCTGGTCTTGCTGACCATTACTGAAG GAAGAAGTCTGAGGGGGTTGGGGATGGAACTGCGCTGCCGCTGCATCCAGACAGAGAGCCGTCAGATTGGTCGTCACATCGGGATGGTGGAGATCATTACGGCCAATTCACACTGTGAAGAAACTGAGATCAT TGCCACTCTGAAAAGGACGGGCCAAGAGGTCTGTCTGGATGCTGAAGCTCCATGGGTCAAGAAAGTTATTGCGAGGATGATGTCAAG CAGAAGCCGTTGA